A part of Carnobacterium gallinarum DSM 4847 genomic DNA contains:
- a CDS encoding type II toxin-antitoxin system RelB/DinJ family antitoxin: MTAIKEKSRIFIRAETKLKDKATKELSSKQLDLTTTFDLFLDKVVKQNKFPFEITNETAEEKNLANIRLNVIEGLSDAEANRGIGASTYLQQLQTKKAELINK, encoded by the coding sequence ATGACCGCAATTAAAGAAAAATCTAGAATCTTTATTCGTGCAGAAACTAAATTAAAAGACAAGGCCACTAAAGAGCTCTCTAGTAAGCAGTTAGATTTAACCACAACTTTTGATTTATTTTTAGACAAAGTTGTCAAACAAAATAAATTCCCTTTTGAAATTACAAATGAAACTGCAGAAGAAAAAAATCTAGCAAATATTCGTTTAAATGTCATTGAAGGTTTGTCAGATGCAGAGGCGAACAGAGGTATCGGCGCAAGCACGTACCTGCAACAACTACAAACTAAAAAAGCCGAATTAATAAATAAGTAA
- a CDS encoding type II toxin-antitoxin system RelB/DinJ family antitoxin, producing the protein MTTLEKKPINVKVNSELKTEAEKLFNELGLTMTSAITVFLQQSVSNQAIPFQIKKPNAETLKAIKDIEDGNLEGGFSSVKDLLEDLNA; encoded by the coding sequence ATGACCACACTAGAAAAAAAACCAATTAATGTTAAAGTAAATAGCGAACTTAAAACTGAAGCAGAAAAGCTATTTAATGAATTAGGTTTGACAATGACAAGTGCTATTACTGTATTTTTACAACAGTCAGTATCAAACCAAGCAATCCCTTTTCAAATAAAAAAACCTAATGCGGAAACCCTTAAAGCTATTAAAGATATTGAAGATGGAAATTTAGAGGGTGGATTTAGCTCTGTGAAAGATTTGTTGGAGGATTTAAATGCTTGA
- a CDS encoding type II toxin-antitoxin system YafQ family toxin, producing the protein MLDIYYTSKFKKDYKKIIKQGKKTSELEKVLDYLQQQKKLPEKYKDHLLTGNYTGLRECHINADWLLIYKIDQEKLILALARTGSHSELF; encoded by the coding sequence ATGCTTGATATCTATTACACATCAAAATTTAAAAAAGACTATAAAAAAATAATTAAGCAAGGGAAAAAAACTTCAGAGTTAGAAAAAGTTTTAGATTACTTGCAACAACAAAAGAAATTACCAGAAAAATACAAGGATCACTTGTTAACTGGAAATTACACGGGTTTACGAGAATGTCATATTAATGCTGATTGGTTACTAATATATAAAATCGATCAAGAGAAATTAATCCTAGCTTTAGCTAGGACAGGATCTCATAGCGAGTTGTTTTAA
- a CDS encoding AbrB/MazE/SpoVT family DNA-binding domain-containing protein yields the protein MHKKTKVIRIGNSLGVILPKDNGITVDESLTYKENGSIIQLDLSETQKLHDRNLIEESFKDFEEGNVVTEKEMVKEFGNYRWGN from the coding sequence ATTCATAAAAAAACAAAAGTTATACGTATCGGGAATTCTCTTGGAGTCATTTTACCTAAAGATAACGGAATAACAGTTGACGAATCATTAACGTATAAAGAAAATGGAAGCATCATTCAATTAGACTTATCAGAAACACAAAAATTACATGATAGAAATCTAATTGAAGAAAGTTTTAAAGATTTCGAGGAAGGCAATGTTGTAACTGAAAAAGAAATGGTAAAAGAATTTGGAAATTATAGATGGGGTAATTAG
- the fic gene encoding protein adenylyltransferase Fic, with the protein MLNNKLGITDQVKLARAEEKISKANAKKLYDSGDIHTLEVGTYKGLSDIHRYLFSDIYDFAGEIRTVNISKGNFRFAPVMYLEASLKFIDQMPQQTIEEIVAKYVEMNVAHPFREGNGRSTRIWLDLILKKEVKKVIDWNLINKEYYLSAMERSPVNDLEIRYLLTNALTKFIDNREIYMKGIDVSYYYEGYTEYNTEDL; encoded by the coding sequence ATGCTAAATAATAAACTAGGGATTACTGATCAAGTAAAGTTAGCAAGGGCTGAAGAAAAAATTAGTAAAGCTAATGCTAAGAAATTATATGATTCAGGCGATATTCATACATTAGAGGTTGGTACGTATAAAGGTTTATCTGATATTCATAGATACCTATTTTCAGATATTTATGATTTTGCAGGTGAAATTCGAACCGTTAATATTTCTAAAGGTAATTTTAGATTTGCTCCAGTTATGTACTTAGAGGCTTCATTAAAGTTTATTGATCAGATGCCGCAACAAACAATTGAAGAGATTGTAGCAAAATATGTGGAAATGAATGTAGCGCATCCTTTTAGAGAAGGTAATGGACGCAGCACTAGAATATGGTTAGATTTAATTTTAAAAAAAGAAGTGAAAAAAGTTATTGATTGGAATTTAATCAATAAAGAATATTATTTATCAGCTATGGAGCGTAGTCCGGTTAACGATTTGGAAATACGATATCTTCTGACTAATGCCCTGACTAAATTTATTGATAACCGAGAAATATATATGAAAGGTATCGATGTTAGTTACTATTATGAAGGATATACGGAATACAATACAGAAGACCTTTAA
- a CDS encoding type II toxin-antitoxin system PemK/MazF family toxin has product MVGKYIPKQGDIILVNFDPSLGHEQKDQRPALVVSANLLSKTSPFTWVVPISNGKWNYPTHVVLDDRTKTSGQLFVEQLMTIDYRVRPLKYLEKIPNDILDTVLNTIHELTKKVNE; this is encoded by the coding sequence ATGGTAGGAAAATATATACCTAAGCAAGGAGATATTATTCTAGTAAATTTTGACCCCTCATTAGGACACGAACAAAAAGATCAACGCCCTGCATTAGTTGTTAGTGCAAATTTACTATCAAAAACATCTCCTTTTACTTGGGTTGTTCCTATTAGTAATGGAAAATGGAATTATCCTACTCATGTAGTATTGGATGATCGAACAAAAACTAGTGGTCAACTATTTGTAGAACAATTAATGACGATTGATTATAGAGTAAGGCCTTTAAAGTATCTTGAGAAAATACCAAATGACATTCTTGATACGGTTTTAAATACTATACATGAATTGACAAAAAAAGTAAATGAGTAG
- a CDS encoding AbrB/MazE/SpoVT family DNA-binding domain-containing protein, with protein MSYVVDASVKTWGNGSAVRLSKELLAVAGFHDSEEIEIVADADQIIIKKRRQTKTLEEMFENYDGGFYEPTVEDSAWLSMGRVGEEW; from the coding sequence ATGAGCTATGTTGTTGATGCTAGTGTTAAAACATGGGGGAATGGTAGTGCTGTTCGTCTATCAAAAGAACTTTTAGCAGTTGCTGGATTTCATGATTCTGAAGAAATTGAAATTGTAGCAGATGCGGATCAAATTATTATAAAAAAAAGAAGACAAACTAAAACTTTAGAAGAGATGTTTGAAAATTATGATGGTGGATTTTATGAACCAACTGTAGAAGACAGTGCTTGGTTAAGTATGGGGAGAGTTGGAGAAGAATGGTAG
- a CDS encoding tyrosine-type recombinase/integrase → MSYNVQPLRTKSDIDDVLFVLRRTKYSKRNVFLFLFGINVGLRASDIVCRKVKDISYSLTPKIIEKKTGKTQTLHLENLQPLIKTYIEEMNLTEEDYLFPSHVGNSHLTVNGLYRVFQNVGIQLERSDLATHTMRKTFGYNYYMKTKDIGTLMIIFNHSSEKITKRYLGITDQEIGESLADFKLGF, encoded by the coding sequence TTGTCTTATAATGTGCAACCACTTCGAACAAAATCAGATATTGACGATGTACTTTTTGTTCTTAGACGAACAAAATATTCTAAAAGAAATGTTTTTCTCTTTTTATTTGGAATCAATGTTGGATTACGTGCTTCAGATATTGTTTGTCGAAAAGTGAAAGATATTTCATATTCACTTACACCAAAAATTATTGAGAAAAAAACGGGGAAAACTCAAACACTACATTTAGAAAATTTACAGCCATTAATTAAAACGTATATTGAAGAAATGAATTTAACTGAAGAGGATTATTTGTTTCCTTCACATGTGGGGAATAGTCACTTAACTGTAAATGGATTATACCGTGTATTTCAAAATGTAGGTATCCAATTAGAGAGATCAGACTTGGCCACACATACGATGAGAAAAACATTTGGTTATAATTATTATATGAAGACAAAAGATATTGGAACCTTAATGATTATTTTTAATCATTCTAGCGAAAAGATTACAAAACGATATTTAGGTATCACAGATCAAGAAATTGGTGAAAGTTTGGCTGATTTTAAATTAGGCTTTTAA
- the mazE gene encoding type II toxin-antitoxin system PemI/MazE family antitoxin, with protein MLLTKSRMQGSSVVITLPPHNGKKPESNKEYLVVYSSDGTILLVPKLSDPFEGGDEGEFYELDDWEDISPEGRELI; from the coding sequence ATGTTGCTAACAAAATCAAGAATGCAAGGTAGTTCTGTAGTGATAACACTACCACCTCATAATGGTAAAAAACCAGAGTCAAATAAAGAATATTTAGTTGTCTATTCTTCAGACGGCACTATTCTTTTAGTTCCTAAATTATCTGACCCTTTTGAAGGCGGAGATGAAGGAGAGTTTTATGAATTGGATGATTGGGAAGATATTTCACCTGAAGGGAGAGAATTAATCTAA
- a CDS encoding type II toxin-antitoxin system PemK/MazF family toxin — protein MSEKEKYIPNKGDIVWVDFDSSSEQKNQKRRSGLVVSRYDFNRKTRFVIICPITSTIKDLPTRYTLPTEMDINGQVLISQLKSLDFNSRNLVLADYLPLQDMAKIDQIIDYIF, from the coding sequence ATGTCAGAAAAAGAAAAATATATTCCTAACAAAGGAGATATTGTTTGGGTTGATTTTGATTCCTCATCAGAACAAAAAAATCAAAAACGTCGATCTGGTTTGGTTGTTTCTCGTTATGATTTTAACAGAAAGACACGATTTGTAATTATTTGTCCGATTACCTCTACAATAAAAGACCTACCCACTAGATACACACTCCCAACTGAAATGGATATTAATGGACAGGTCCTCATTTCTCAATTAAAATCACTGGATTTCAATTCTCGGAATTTAGTACTTGCGGATTATTTACCATTACAAGATATGGCAAAAATAGATCAAATTATTGACTATATATTTTAG
- a CDS encoding transposase, whose translation MTQHTKEFKESVLAYRTDHPELTVQACCRNLDISASTYFKWVKETAENEGEVIRRGSGNFDSYLAKENARLKRELKNQTDALAILKKAIGILGDEVR comes from the coding sequence ATGACGCAACACACAAAAGAATTCAAAGAATCTGTTTTAGCCTATCGAACCGACCATCCCGAGTTAACTGTTCAAGCCTGTTGTCGCAACTTAGATATCAGCGCCTCAACCTACTTCAAGTGGGTAAAAGAAACCGCTGAAAATGAAGGAGAAGTAATCAGACGTGGCTCAGGTAATTTTGACAGTTATCTAGCCAAAGAAAATGCTCGTTTGAAGCGAGAGCTTAAAAACCAAACAGATGCCTTGGCCATCTTAAAAAAAGCCATCGGTATTCTGGGCGACGAAGTGAGGTAG
- a CDS encoding DUF2628 domain-containing protein — protein sequence MNFCTECGVKNFKEAKFCSACGHKIEPEKENIEEVNSTDEFNNRKDNGNIIEEIKIDSNDTEYVEDESISEEVSKEDTVEVYNLIEDVEIFQDKKYEQKFSNNKSNLNNDFLNNIKNFWKKTNLSFWAIVFSVFYYIYKGLWKKGLYLYSLTLLISLPFGYVFLHSDYKIGILISAIIFGVCGKIDVRRKEELGETMWPEIPDVFNKNWVPIAAIVISLGISIALPGYQTDELEQTAKQILVDKYGIDIQNVTITDKIEKNKYRAIANTTTGEAQSVLIEYIPKTQIVYVSFN from the coding sequence ATGAATTTTTGTACAGAATGTGGAGTTAAAAATTTTAAAGAAGCAAAATTTTGTAGCGCTTGTGGCCATAAAATTGAACCAGAAAAAGAAAATATTGAAGAAGTAAATAGCACGGATGAATTCAACAATAGAAAAGATAATGGAAACATTATTGAGGAAATAAAAATAGATAGTAATGACACAGAATATGTTGAGGATGAATCTATCAGTGAAGAAGTCTCGAAAGAAGATACAGTGGAAGTATATAATTTGATTGAAGATGTTGAAATTTTCCAAGACAAAAAATATGAACAAAAATTTAGTAACAATAAATCCAATTTAAATAACGATTTTCTTAATAATATTAAGAATTTTTGGAAGAAAACTAATTTAAGTTTCTGGGCAATTGTATTTTCAGTGTTTTACTATATTTACAAAGGATTATGGAAAAAAGGCTTATATCTTTACAGTTTGACCCTTTTGATATCACTACCTTTTGGATATGTTTTTTTGCATTCAGATTACAAAATTGGAATTCTAATATCCGCAATTATTTTTGGTGTTTGTGGGAAAATTGATGTTCGAAGAAAAGAAGAACTAGGCGAGACAATGTGGCCTGAAATTCCAGATGTATTTAACAAAAATTGGGTACCTATAGCAGCAATTGTTATTTCTTTAGGTATATCAATAGCACTTCCAGGTTATCAAACTGATGAACTGGAACAAACAGCTAAACAAATATTAGTTGATAAATATGGGATAGATATTCAAAATGTAACAATAACAGATAAAATCGAAAAAAATAAATATAGAGCTATCGCTAATACAACTACTGGAGAAGCCCAATCAGTACTTATAGAGTATATTCCTAAAACACAAATAGTATATGTGTCATTCAACTAA